In one window of Cytophagaceae bacterium ABcell3 DNA:
- the miaB gene encoding tRNA (N6-isopentenyl adenosine(37)-C2)-methylthiotransferase MiaB, protein MSDIIKDIPILTDKDKTACELPKITPDNNTGKKRKLYIESYGCQMNFSDSEIVISIMNDNGFDTTSDAEKADVVFLNTCSIRENAEQKVRNRLNLFNHLKKKKPELLVGVLGCMAERLKAKLLEEEKIVDLVAGPDAYRDLPKLVGDVDEGNKAVNVFLSREETYADISPVRHNSNGISAFISIMRGCDNMCSFCVVPYTRGRERSRDPYSIVKEAQDLVNRGYKEVTLLGQNVDSYKWKPEDETEHVNFAQLLEKVALVSPDLRVRFSTSHPKDITDEVLYTMKKYENICKYIHLPAQSGNSRVLEVMNRTYDRAWYMERVDRIREVLGEECGLSTDMIAGFCGETEEEHQDTLSLMEYVKYDFAYMFAYSERPGTPAAKKFKDDVAENVKKRRLSEIIALQQEHSFYRNKLAVGKTFKVLIEDYSKKQEGYVRGRNSQNTMVIFPQGNFKPGDYATVLVKECTSGTLFGEVVE, encoded by the coding sequence ATGTCTGACATCATCAAAGATATACCGATCCTTACCGACAAGGACAAAACAGCTTGTGAATTGCCCAAAATCACACCGGACAACAATACTGGCAAAAAGCGTAAACTTTATATAGAAAGCTACGGCTGCCAGATGAATTTTTCAGATAGTGAAATTGTCATATCGATCATGAATGACAACGGTTTCGACACCACATCCGATGCAGAAAAGGCTGATGTGGTTTTTCTAAACACCTGCTCCATTCGGGAAAATGCTGAGCAAAAAGTAAGAAACCGTCTAAACCTTTTCAATCACCTGAAAAAGAAAAAACCGGAACTGTTGGTAGGGGTTTTGGGATGTATGGCAGAACGGTTAAAAGCCAAGCTTCTTGAAGAAGAAAAAATAGTAGACCTAGTAGCAGGGCCTGACGCCTACCGTGACCTACCCAAGCTGGTCGGCGATGTAGACGAAGGCAACAAGGCTGTAAACGTGTTCCTTTCCAGAGAAGAAACCTATGCAGACATTAGTCCGGTAAGGCACAACAGCAATGGTATCAGCGCATTCATCTCCATCATGAGGGGGTGCGACAATATGTGCTCTTTCTGTGTTGTCCCTTATACCCGTGGCCGCGAAAGGAGCCGTGACCCTTATTCGATCGTCAAAGAAGCGCAAGACTTGGTAAACAGAGGATATAAAGAGGTAACCCTGCTCGGGCAAAATGTAGATAGCTACAAGTGGAAACCTGAAGATGAAACAGAGCATGTAAACTTTGCACAGTTACTAGAAAAGGTAGCTTTGGTCAGTCCTGACCTAAGAGTTAGGTTCTCTACCTCCCACCCTAAAGACATAACAGATGAGGTGCTTTATACTATGAAAAAGTATGAAAACATCTGCAAATATATACATTTGCCTGCTCAGAGCGGAAACAGCAGGGTGCTTGAGGTAATGAACCGTACCTATGACAGGGCTTGGTACATGGAAAGGGTCGACCGTATAAGGGAGGTTTTGGGAGAAGAATGTGGATTGTCCACAGATATGATTGCTGGTTTTTGCGGGGAAACAGAAGAAGAACACCAGGATACTTTATCATTGATGGAGTATGTAAAATATGACTTTGCCTATATGTTTGCCTACTCAGAGCGACCTGGGACGCCAGCAGCTAAAAAATTCAAAGATGATGTTGCTGAAAATGTAAAGAAAAGACGCTTGAGCGAAATCATAGCGCTTCAGCAAGAACACAGTTTTTATAGAAACAAATTGGCCGTAGGCAAAACTTTCAAAGTACTTATAGAAGATTATTCCAAAAAACAAGAAGGTTACGTCAGAGGAAGAAATAGCCAAAACACCATGGTTATCTTCCCTCAGGGGAATTTCAAACCTGGAGACTATGCAACTGTTCTTGTTAAAGAATGCACATCAGGAACTTTATTTGGTGAAGTAGTAGAATAA